The DNA sequence TGCACCTTTTCGGCCAGCACCGCTCGCATGGCGTCGTCACACGCCTCGATAAGCCCCGGCCAGCAGTCGCTGCAGGAGATCCGGAGCACCGGCACCCGGGCCCGGGTGACGAGATGCCCGTCCCCGAGGTAGAGACCGAGAAGGTAGGTGTAGGAAGCCGGATCTGTCGGAACGCGGACACCGTCACGACAGCGAAAACATCGCAGTTCAGTGCCCCGCTGCTTCGGCTCCGGTCGATCCTTGCACCAGTGTCGGACCGTCGGGTAGGCGAGCCCCACGGTCCGCGCCACCTCGGCGACGGTCGCGCCACTGAGGTAGAGACGCCGCGCCTTGGCGCGTATTTCGGGAGGATGCACAGCCTGATGGTCGAACACCTGTATGACAATTTTGGTGCCCCCGGTGGGATTCGAACCCACACTGTATGCAGTTTGAGTGCATTGCCTGCTGCCGGTTGGGCTACGGGGGCCTTGCGTCATTCGACCTTCACAGACTACCCACTACGCTAGGGGCGGCGACACCCGGCACGGCGGGTGTCGGGTTCGAACCGGTGGGAGTGGCTCGTGGGCGAGATGCAGACGGATGCCGAGCGCAAGCGCGTTCTGATCGCCGAGGACGAGGCGCTGATCCGGCTGGACCTGGCCGAGATGCTGGTCGAGGAGGGCTACGAGGTGGTCGGCGAGGCCGGCGACGGGGAGACCGCCGTCAAGCTCGCCGAGGAGCTCAAGCCCGATCTGGTCATCCTCGACATCAAGATGCCGATCATGGACGGGCTGGCCGCCGCCGAGCGGATCGCCGGCGCTCGCATCGCCCCCGTGATCATCCTGACCGCGTTCAGCCAGCGTGACCTGGTCGAGCGGGCCCGGGCGGCCGGCGCGATGGCGTACCTGGTCAAGCCGTTCCAGAAGAGCGACCTGGTGCCGGCCGTGGAGATCGCGCTGTCCCGGTACTCGGAGATCTCCGCCCTGGAGGCGGAGGTGGCCGGCCTGACCGACCGGCTGGAGATCCGCAAGACCGTCGAGCGGGCCAAGGGCGCGCTGATGACGACGTACGGCATGACCGAGCCGCAGGCGTTCAAGTGGATCCAGCGCACCGCGATGGACCACCGGATGACCATGAAGGAGGTCGCCGAGCGGATCCTCGCGGAAACCGCCGGCGGTGAGGTGGCGCAGCCCGCGTCCTGAGCCCCCGCCACGGTTCGCGGCCGGCCGGGGAGGCGACCGATCGATAGGATCGGATCCATGTCCTCTCCGCGCCTCAGGTCGGTGTTCGCCGTGGTCGCCGGCATGGCGGTGCTGCTGGCCGCCTGCCGGTCGACGCCGGAGCGGCCCGCTGATCCGGCCCCGGTGCGCCCGGCCTGGCGGGCGGTCGAGTTGCCCGTGCCGGCCGGCGTCGCGGGTCGGCCGTTGCTGCGCGATGCGGCGCACTGCGGGAGCCGCTGGTACGCGGTCGGCGGGCTCATCGACGGCGCGGGGGAGACCCGGCCGGCGGCCTGGTCCAGCGCGGACGGGCTGAGCTGGTCGGCGTTGCCGGTGCGGGCGCAGACGTTCTACGGCCGGCAGCACGTGCTCTACGCGGTGGCCTGCCGCGACGACGGAATGGCGGCGCTCGGCGCGAAGACGGGCGGCGTGCACGGCAATCCGCGTACCGGCACGTGGGTGTGGCGTCCGGGCGGGCCGGTGCGGGAGGTGCCGGCGGCGTTCGAGTTGTTCGGCGGGCCGCGCGCGGTGAGCGCGGCGCGGCTGGCGGCCGGGCCGGGCGGCTGGTTGATCGCCGGGGCGCGCGTCGACGGGGCGGCGGTGTGGACGTCGCCGGACGCCGGCGGGTTCGTGTTGCGCGACGGGGTGCCGGAGTTGGCCGGCGACGGCCGGGGCCGGACGACGGCGTACGACGCGGTGGCGGTGGGTTCCGGCTGGCTGGTGGTGGGGTCGTTGCTGCCGGCCGGCGGCACCGCCCTGATGCCGCTGACCTGGTCGTCGGTGGACGGCCGGTCGTGGCGGCGGTCGGCGTTGCCGGTGTCGGCGGGCGGCGGGGCGGCGGAGCGGGTGGTGGCGCGCGACGGCGCGCCGACGGTGGTGGGTCCGGTCCGGGACGGCTTCGCGGTGTGGCGCGCGCCGGCGGGGTCGTCGGACGGTTGGCGGCGGGTGGGCGGGTTCGGCGCGGCGGGTCCCGGGGTGCTGTCGGTGGCGGGCCTGGTGGGTGTCGACGGCCGGCTGCTCGCGGTGACCGGGGACGGCGCGGATCGGCAGCTGTGGATTTCGGGTGACGGTGGCGCGTCGTGGCGGCCGGTGATCGTCCCGGCGTCGGTGCCGGACCGGGGTGACGCCGCGCTGGCGGTGGCCGCCGACGAGGCCGGCTTGCTGGTGGTCGCCGACGACGGGAAAAGCTCCCGTGCCTGGTGGGCGGCGTTGCCGGCCGTCGATGAGTAGCGGGTGCTGACGAGTTGACCCGTTACCGATGAAACCTCGGTGAACGCCTTGTGCCGCCTTCGGTTCTTACGGGAAGCGTCGGGAATCCGCCACGGCGTGTAACGGTTCGGTCAACCCCGCTTTCCGGGTCTTACGCCACCGCTGGCCGGTGGGATAACGTCCCGGCCCAGACCGGCGACGACGGTCTGGTTCGTCCGCCCCCCGCAAGTGCCAATCAGCAGCGGGTGGTTCGGACCATGGACGGAGGAGGGTTCGGGCCTTGAGGCAGAAGCTCGCACGCGTGATCGGCGGGGTCGCCATGCTGGCGCTCGTCGCCGGTGGTACCGCTTGTTCCAGCGGCAGCGACGATGAGGCGTCCGGGGGCAGCGCCTGCGGTAGCAAGATCGCCTTCTTCGGCGCGCTGACCGGTAGCTCGGCCGCGCTGGGCATCAACGAGAAGAACGGCGTCAAGCTGGCGGTCGACAAGTACAACAAGGAGAACGCCGACTGCAAGGTGGAGCTCGCCGAGCTCGACTCGCAGGGCAGCCCGGACCAGGCGCCCGGTCTGGCCCAGAAGGCGATCGACGACACCAAGATCCTCGGTGTGGTGGGTCCGGCCTACTCGGGCGAGTCGGAGGCCGCCGGTCCGCTGTTCAGCGAGGCCGGCCTGGTCACCATCACCCCCTCCGCGACCCGCCCCAGCCTCGCCGAGCAGGGCTGGAAGACGTTCTTCCGCGCGGTCGGCAACGACTTCAGCCAGGGCCCGGCCGCCGGCAACTACATGAAGAACGTGATGAAGGCCGACCGGGTCTACGTCATCGACGACCAGTCGGCGTACGGCGCGGGCCTGGCCGACGAGGTCAAGAAGGTGCTCGGCCCGGCGGTCGTGGGCAGCGACAAGGTCCAGGGCGAGGGCAAGCAGACCGAGTTCTCCGGCGTGGTCACCAAGGTCAAGGCCGCGAACGTCAAGGCGGTCTTCTACGGCGGCTACTACCAGGAGGCCGGCCTGATCCGCAAGCAGCTCACCGCTGCCGGCGTCACCGCCCCGCTGGTCGCCGGTGACGGCGTCAACGACGGCGCGTACATCACCTCCGCCGGCGCGGCGGCTGCCGAGGGCACCATCCTCACCTGCCCCTGCCAGCCGTCCACCGAGGCGCGCGGCACCTTCGCCGCCGACTACAAGGCGCTCAACGGCGCCGACCCGGGCACCTACAGCGACACCGCGTTCGACGCGGCGAACATCCTGCTGGCGGGCATCAAGGCCGGCAAGTCGTCCCGCGCCGACCTGCTGGAGTTCGTGAAGGGCTACAGCGGCGAGGGCGTGGCGGCCAGCTACAAGTTCGTCGAGGGCGGCGAGCTGGACCCGGCGCAGGTCAAGGTCTGGGCGTTCAAGGTGCAGGGCGGCAAGGTCGTCCCGGACCAGGAGATCCCCAAGTCCTGATCGGTCGATCGCTGCGACTGGCGATTGAGTTGTGAATCGCGGGTGCGGCCGGGAGCTGGCTCCCGGCCGCACCCCCTTTTTCTCTTCAGCGACGGAGCGTCCCTCCTTGAACTTCGACGGACTGTTCTCCAACTTCGGGGAACTCACCACGACCGGCCTGACGCAGGGCGCGATCTACGCCCTGGTCGCGCTCGGCTACACGCTGGTCTACGGCGTGCTCAGGCTCATCAACTTCGCCCACTCCGAGGTCTTCATCGCCGGCGCGTTCGCCGCGATCTGGACCTGGAACGGCTTCGGCCTCGACCAGGACTCGCAGGTCAGCGGCGTCGGCTCGATCCTGTTCTACCTGCTGGTGGCGATGATCGTGGCGGCCATCGCCTCGGCCGGCACCGCGACGGTGATCGAGCGGGTGGCGTACCGGCCGCTGCGCAAGCGCAACGCGCCGCCGCTGGCGTTCCTCATCACCGCGATCGGCGCCTCGATCGCGATCTCCGAGGCGTTCGGCGTCTACACCCGACGCCTGCCGCAGGGCGCGCCGTCGCTGGTCAGCTCCAAGCCGCTGTTCCACGTCGCCGGCGTGCCGATCGACAGCATCCAGTTGCTCACCATCGGCGCCGCGCTGGTGATGATGTTCGCGCTGGACCAGTTCATCAACCGCAGCCGCACCGGCCGCGGTATCCGGGCGGTGGCCCAGGACGCCAACACGGCGGCGCTGATGGGCGTCAACAAGGACCGGATCATCCTGATGGTCTTCATCGCCGGCGGCACCATGGCCGGTGTCGCGGGCCTGCTCTACGACGTCCGGATCCAGACGCTCACCTACAGCGTCGGCTTCCTGCTGGGCCTCAAGGCGTTCACCGCGGCGGTGCTCGGCGGCATCGGCAACCTCCGCGGCGCGCTGATCGGCGGCCTGCTGCTGGGCGTCGTGGAGAACTACGCCTCGGGACTGTTCGGCAGTCAGTGGAAGGACTTCGCCGCGTTCGCGGTGCTGGTCGTGCTGCTGATGTTCCGGCCGACCGGTCTGCTGGGCGAATCACTGGGGAGGGCACGCGCATGACGACCACCATTGACCCGCCGGAGCGGCGGGAGACGGCGGTGGACAAGCTGCGGCAGGGCCGGGCGGCGATCTCGGATCGTTGGCACCACGCCCCGCGCTGGGTGCGCTGGGTGCTGCTGGCCGCGGTCATCGTGTTCTTCTACGCGTTGCCGAACAAGGAGTTCTACCAGTACCTCGGGCCGATCCCGACGCCCGGGGCGAACTTCACCCAGGTGCTCTTCACCGTCTCGATCTACGTGTTGCTGGCGGTCGGGCTGAACATCGTGGTCGGCTTCGCCGGCCTGCTCGACCTGGGCTACTTCGGCTTCTTCGCGGTCGGTGCGTACACCGTCGCGGTGCTGACGTCGCCGAGCAGCAACATCAAGACGCTGTGGCCGTGGCTGCTGGTGGTGCCGATCGCGATCGCCCTGACCATGGTCTCCGGCGTCATGCTGGGTACGCCGACGCTGCGGTTGCGCGGCGACTACCTGGCGCTGGTGACGCTCGGCTTCGCCGAGATGATCCGGATCGCGGCGGTCAGCTCCGAGTTCCTCAAGGGGCAGCGCGGCTTCAACCAGATCCCGCACCCGCCCGGCAAGTACGCCGACGGCAAGCCGTTCTTCGGTGTGCTCGACGCCCGCCCCTACTACTGGCTGGTGCTCACGCTGATCATCCTGGTGGTGATCGGGGTGCGGAACCTGACCCACAGCCGGGTCGGCCGGGCCTGGATCTCGATCCGGGAGGACGAGGACGCGGCCCAGCTCATGGGTGTGCCGACGTTCAAGTTCAAGCTGTGGGCGTTCGCCTCCGGCGCGGCGATCGCCGGCCTGGCCGGCGCGTTGTTCGCCGGCAAGCAGAACTTCGTCAACTCGCAGAACTTCGAGCTGCTCAACTCGATCATCATCCTGGCCGCGGTCATCTTCGGCGGCTCCGGCAACATCGTCGGCGCGATCGTCGGCGGCGGCCTGGTGGCGTACATGATCGAGCGGTTCCGCGGCATCGAGCTGTTCGGCGTCGAGCTGTACGAGTACCGGTTCCTCTTCTTCGGCCTGGTGCTCGTGGTGATGATGATCTTCCGGCCGCAGGGCCTCATCCCGAACCGGCGACGAGCGGCGGAGTTCAAGGACCGTCGCAAGGAGGTGATCGTCGGTGAGTGACACCGAGCAGACCCCGGCCGTTCCGGCCCAGGCGGCGGCGCCCGCCGTCGAGACGGTGGACAAGCGCGAGCCGTTGCTGGAGGTCGACCACGTCACGCTGCGCTTCGGCGGCGTGGTGGCCCTCAACGACGTGGACTTCACCCTCTACAAGGGCGAGATCCTCGGGCTGATCGGGCCCAACGGCGCGGGCAAGACCACCTGCTTCAACGCGATGACCGGCATCTACCAGCCCACCGAGGGGCAGATCCGGTTCCGGGGCGAGAAGATCAGCGGCAAGAAGCGCCACCAGATCACCCGGATGGGCATGGCCCGCACGTTCCAGAACATCCGGCTCTTCCCGGAGATGACGGCGCTGGAGAACGTCCAGGTCGGTGCCGACGCGCACCACAAGACCAGCGTGATCTCCGCGCTGCTGCGGCTGCCGCGGCACTGGAAGGAGGAGCGCGAGGGCCGGGAGAAGGCCGAGCGCCTGCTGGAGTTCGTCGGCATCCTGCCCCGGATGCACGAGTTCGCCCGCAACCTGTCCTACGGGGAGCAGCGGCGCCTGGAGATCGCCCGGGCGCTGGCCACCGACCCGGTGCTGCTCTGCCTGGACGAGCCGGCCGCCGGCTTCAACCCGGCGGAGAAGGAGGAACTGCTCCAGCTCATCCGGCAGATCCGCGACACCGGCGTGACGGTGCTGCTGATCGAGCACGACATGCGCCTGGTGATGGGCGTGACCGACCGGATCGTGGTGCTGGAGTTCGGAAAGAAGATCGCCGAGGGACTGCCCGCCGAGGTGCGGGACAACCCGAAGGTGATCGCGGCGTACCTGGGGGTGCCGGACGATGCTGCTTGAGATCGAGGACGTGAGCCTGCTCTACGGGCGGATCCAGGCGCTGCACGGCATCAGCCTGACCGTGGACGAGGGGGAGATCGTCGCGCTGATCGGCGCGAACGGCGCCGGCAAGTCCACCACCATGCGGGCGATCTCCGGCATCCGGCCGATCGCCACCGGCAGCATCAGATTCGCCGGTGAGGACATCTCCAAGCTCCGGGCCGACCTGCGGGTCCGGCGCGGGCTGTGCCAGGCCCCCGAGGGCCGGGGCATCTTCCCCGGCATGACGGTGCTGGAGAACCTCGACATGGGCGCGTACACCCGGCGGGACAAGGCCGGCATCGCGAAGGACCTCGCGCGGGTGCTGGACCTGTTCCCCCGGCTGGCCGAGCGGCGCAAGCAGGCCGGCGGCACGCTCTCCGGCGGCGAGCAGCAGATGCTCGCGGTCGGCCGGGCGCTGATGAGCCGGCCGAAGCTGCTGCTGCTCGACGAGCCGTCGATGGGTCTCGCGCCGATGCTCATCCAGCAGATCTTCACCATCATCACGGAGATCAACCAGCAGGGCACCACCATCCTGCTGGTCGAGCAGAACGCCCAGCAGGCCCTGGCCCGCGCGCACCGGGCGTACGTGCTGGAGACCGGCCGGATCGTCAAGAGCGGCACCGGCGCGGACCTGCTGCACGACCCCTCGGTCAAAGAGGCCTACCTCGGCGTGGCCTGACCGACGCCCCCCTCGCAAAAGGAGTACCCCATGTTCCACCCCAGCCCCGGCCGTCGGGCGGCGCTCGGCGTCGCCGGCGCGGCCGTCCTCCTGCTCTCCCTCGCCGCCTGCGGTGAGGAGGAGCAGACCGAGCAGCCCGGTGGCGGCGCGAGCGTGACCGCCACGGCGGATTCCTCGCTGGCCGCCAAGGTGCCCGACGCCATCAAGTCCGACGGCAAGATCGTGGTCGGCACCGACTCCACGTACGCCCCGG is a window from the Micromonospora sp. DSM 45708 genome containing:
- a CDS encoding branched-chain amino acid ABC transporter permease gives rise to the protein MTTTIDPPERRETAVDKLRQGRAAISDRWHHAPRWVRWVLLAAVIVFFYALPNKEFYQYLGPIPTPGANFTQVLFTVSIYVLLAVGLNIVVGFAGLLDLGYFGFFAVGAYTVAVLTSPSSNIKTLWPWLLVVPIAIALTMVSGVMLGTPTLRLRGDYLALVTLGFAEMIRIAAVSSEFLKGQRGFNQIPHPPGKYADGKPFFGVLDARPYYWLVLTLIILVVIGVRNLTHSRVGRAWISIREDEDAAQLMGVPTFKFKLWAFASGAAIAGLAGALFAGKQNFVNSQNFELLNSIIILAAVIFGGSGNIVGAIVGGGLVAYMIERFRGIELFGVELYEYRFLFFGLVLVVMMIFRPQGLIPNRRRAAEFKDRRKEVIVGE
- a CDS encoding ANTAR domain-containing response regulator, whose protein sequence is MGEMQTDAERKRVLIAEDEALIRLDLAEMLVEEGYEVVGEAGDGETAVKLAEELKPDLVILDIKMPIMDGLAAAERIAGARIAPVIILTAFSQRDLVERARAAGAMAYLVKPFQKSDLVPAVEIALSRYSEISALEAEVAGLTDRLEIRKTVERAKGALMTTYGMTEPQAFKWIQRTAMDHRMTMKEVAERILAETAGGEVAQPAS
- a CDS encoding ABC transporter ATP-binding protein, which produces MLLEIEDVSLLYGRIQALHGISLTVDEGEIVALIGANGAGKSTTMRAISGIRPIATGSIRFAGEDISKLRADLRVRRGLCQAPEGRGIFPGMTVLENLDMGAYTRRDKAGIAKDLARVLDLFPRLAERRKQAGGTLSGGEQQMLAVGRALMSRPKLLLLDEPSMGLAPMLIQQIFTIITEINQQGTTILLVEQNAQQALARAHRAYVLETGRIVKSGTGADLLHDPSVKEAYLGVA
- a CDS encoding branched-chain amino acid ABC transporter permease gives rise to the protein MNFDGLFSNFGELTTTGLTQGAIYALVALGYTLVYGVLRLINFAHSEVFIAGAFAAIWTWNGFGLDQDSQVSGVGSILFYLLVAMIVAAIASAGTATVIERVAYRPLRKRNAPPLAFLITAIGASIAISEAFGVYTRRLPQGAPSLVSSKPLFHVAGVPIDSIQLLTIGAALVMMFALDQFINRSRTGRGIRAVAQDANTAALMGVNKDRIILMVFIAGGTMAGVAGLLYDVRIQTLTYSVGFLLGLKAFTAAVLGGIGNLRGALIGGLLLGVVENYASGLFGSQWKDFAAFAVLVVLLMFRPTGLLGESLGRARA
- a CDS encoding branched-chain amino acid ABC transporter substrate-binding protein, whose protein sequence is MRQKLARVIGGVAMLALVAGGTACSSGSDDEASGGSACGSKIAFFGALTGSSAALGINEKNGVKLAVDKYNKENADCKVELAELDSQGSPDQAPGLAQKAIDDTKILGVVGPAYSGESEAAGPLFSEAGLVTITPSATRPSLAEQGWKTFFRAVGNDFSQGPAAGNYMKNVMKADRVYVIDDQSAYGAGLADEVKKVLGPAVVGSDKVQGEGKQTEFSGVVTKVKAANVKAVFYGGYYQEAGLIRKQLTAAGVTAPLVAGDGVNDGAYITSAGAAAAEGTILTCPCQPSTEARGTFAADYKALNGADPGTYSDTAFDAANILLAGIKAGKSSRADLLEFVKGYSGEGVAASYKFVEGGELDPAQVKVWAFKVQGGKVVPDQEIPKS
- a CDS encoding ABC transporter ATP-binding protein, with translation MSDTEQTPAVPAQAAAPAVETVDKREPLLEVDHVTLRFGGVVALNDVDFTLYKGEILGLIGPNGAGKTTCFNAMTGIYQPTEGQIRFRGEKISGKKRHQITRMGMARTFQNIRLFPEMTALENVQVGADAHHKTSVISALLRLPRHWKEEREGREKAERLLEFVGILPRMHEFARNLSYGEQRRLEIARALATDPVLLCLDEPAAGFNPAEKEELLQLIRQIRDTGVTVLLIEHDMRLVMGVTDRIVVLEFGKKIAEGLPAEVRDNPKVIAAYLGVPDDAA